The Streptomyces sp. 11x1 genomic sequence GCCACTGAATTGTTAGGCTCGTGGTTTCGCCCACTCGTGAAGGAACATTCTTCTGGGTAGGGCGATGCTTTGTATTCCCAGTACCTACGAGGAGCACCTGTGACCCAGACCAGCGAGAACGTCACCTGGCTGACCCAGGAGGCGTACAACCAGCTCAGGGCCGAGCTGGAGTACCTGTCTGGTCCTGCGCGCACGGAGATCGCCGCCAAGATCGCGGCCGCGCGCGAGGAGGGCGACCTGCGCGAGAACGGCGGGTACCACGCGGCCAAGGAGGAGCAGGGCAAGCAGGAGCTCCGTGTGCGCCAGCTGACCCAGCTCCTGGAGAACGCGAAGGTCGGCGAGGCGCCGGCGTCGGCGGACGGCGCGGTGGCTCCCGGCATGGTCGTGACGATCGCCTTCGACGGCGACGAGGACGACACCGTGACCTTCCTGCTCGCCTCCCGGGAGTACGCCAGCTCCGACATCGAGACCTACTCGCCGCAGTCCCCGCTCGGCTCGGGCGTGATCGGCAAGAAGGTCGGCGAGGACGCCCAGTACGAGCTGCCGAACGGCAAGCTCGCCTCGGTGAAGATCCTCAAGGCCGTGCCCTACCAGAGCTGACCGCACGTCCCTCGCTCGGTCCGGGCCCCGGCACCCTTCGGTGCCGGGGCCCGGTCGTGCGGCATCAGTCGAGGACGGTGTAACCCGCCTGCCGCAGGGCGAGGTTGACCTCCGCGCAGTGCTTCGGGCCCCTGGTCTCCAGGTGCAGTTCGACCTCCACCTCGGTGAGCCCGAGCCGGGGGTCGGTGCGTACGTGGCTCACGTCCAGGACGTTGGCGTCGACCGCCGACAGCACCCCGAGGAGCGTCGCGAGGGCGCCGGGGCGGTCGGTGAGCCGGAGGCGTACCTGGAGGTAGCGGCCGCCGGCGGCCATGCCGTGGCGCAGGATGCGCTGCATCAGCAGCGGGTCGACGTTGCCGCCGGAGAGCACCGCGACGACCGGGCCCTCGAAGGACTCCGGGTCGCGCAGCAGGGCCGCGACGGGGCTGGCGCCGGCCGGTTCGACGAC encodes the following:
- the greA gene encoding transcription elongation factor GreA, which translates into the protein MTQTSENVTWLTQEAYNQLRAELEYLSGPARTEIAAKIAAAREEGDLRENGGYHAAKEEQGKQELRVRQLTQLLENAKVGEAPASADGAVAPGMVVTIAFDGDEDDTVTFLLASREYASSDIETYSPQSPLGSGVIGKKVGEDAQYELPNGKLASVKILKAVPYQS